Proteins found in one Streptococcus mitis genomic segment:
- a CDS encoding N-acetylmuramoyl-L-alanine amidase family protein, whose amino-acid sequence MSALSLLGTGVITANQVSASENTSTEKQIDATITKVEIDYFGLSFEGRLSEPLPHGGDNAAKGNVTLIDKATGKIVYQSHDAVIFSGLTKDFSDQFLQPLFYSNQFKGDIFVSEQFPDGTYILEMSGEAGSPYGDLTDTRKRVFKVRKEVTIGNPSTNSNTNTTTQSGSNSNISDSWLQSGSRWWYKHADGSYTTNGWEKINGVWYRFDNSGWMQTGWVKDGSWYYLDGSGAMKTGWVKDNGSWYYLQDSGAMKTGWMKVSGKWYYAYSSGALAINTTTPDGYRVNYNGEWV is encoded by the coding sequence ATCTCAGCTCTATCACTTCTTGGCACTGGAGTCATCACAGCTAATCAAGTATCAGCTAGCGAGAATACGAGTACTGAAAAACAAATAGACGCAACAATTACAAAAGTTGAAATTGATTATTTTGGACTTAGCTTCGAAGGCAGACTTTCAGAGCCACTACCTCACGGAGGAGATAACGCTGCTAAGGGAAATGTTACTTTGATTGATAAAGCGACCGGAAAAATTGTGTACCAAAGTCACGATGCTGTCATTTTTAGTGGCTTAACTAAAGATTTCAGTGATCAATTTTTACAACCTTTATTTTATAGCAATCAATTTAAAGGTGATATTTTTGTTTCAGAACAATTTCCGGATGGAACATATATTTTGGAGATGTCTGGAGAAGCTGGTTCGCCTTACGGTGACTTAACTGATACAAGAAAACGTGTCTTTAAAGTTAGAAAAGAGGTGACTATCGGAAATCCTTCTACAAATTCAAATACTAACACAACAACTCAATCAGGTTCGAATTCTAATATCTCAGATAGTTGGCTACAATCTGGTTCTCGTTGGTGGTATAAACACGCCGACGGTTCCTATACAACTAATGGCTGGGAAAAAATCAATGGTGTTTGGTATCGTTTTGACAACTCTGGCTGGATGCAAACTGGCTGGGTAAAAGACGGTAGCTGGTACTATCTCGACGGTTCAGGTGCTATGAAGACAGGTTGGGTCAAAGATAACGGTAGCTGGTACTATCTTCAAGACTCAGGCGCTATGAAAACTGGCTGGATGAAGGTATCTGGTAAATGGTACTATGCTTATAGCTCTGGTGCACTAGCAATCAATACAACGACCCCTGATGGCTATCGTGTTAATTACAACGGTGAGTGGGTTTAA
- a CDS encoding DUF6287 domain-containing protein, translating into MIKSNDYSAIQNGDFSSVSGTWRNRTGIEFTFDKNGLVSDKFKISIEHAKEIDHYLKVNSVSKDGGAGAAIAFLPAGIPITMSVTSSPDNGYTDSSDITQDRLWFGHQLINGSTEGFFYKVE; encoded by the coding sequence TTGATAAAAAGTAATGATTATTCTGCAATTCAAAATGGGGATTTTTCTAGTGTCTCAGGAACTTGGAGGAATCGTACAGGTATTGAATTCACTTTTGACAAAAATGGGTTAGTAAGTGATAAGTTCAAAATTTCAATTGAACATGCTAAAGAAATTGACCACTATCTTAAGGTAAATTCTGTTTCTAAAGATGGAGGTGCTGGTGCAGCTATTGCCTTTTTACCAGCAGGAATCCCTATAACCATGTCTGTCACCTCTTCTCCAGATAATGGCTATACCGACTCATCTGATATCACACAAGACCGCTTATGGTTTGGACACCAACTTATCAATGGTAGTACTGAGGGATTTTTCTACAAGGTAGAATAG